From Pseudomonas fluorescens, one genomic window encodes:
- a CDS encoding NAD(P)-dependent alcohol dehydrogenase, translating into MQVFAYGAHAADKPLEPLRITRRAPGVDDVQIEIAYCGICHSDLHQVRAEWEGTQFPCVPGHEIVGRVTATGAHVSAFAPGDLVGVGCIVDSCKHCEECDAGLENYCDGMIGTYNFPTADAPGWTLGGYSQSIVVNQRYVLRIRHAEDQLAAVAPLLCAGITTWSPLRHWNAGPGKKVGVVGIGGLGHMGIKLAHALGAHVVAFTTSESKREAAKSLGADEVVVSSDAQQMAAHLKSFDLIINTVAAPHDLDAFLVLLKRDGAMTLVGAPASPHAAPNVFNLIMKRRTLAGSMIGGIPQTQEMLDFCAEHGIVSDIELIRAEQINEAYERMLKGDVKYRFVIDNGTLGG; encoded by the coding sequence ATGCAAGTCTTCGCTTATGGCGCCCACGCGGCGGATAAACCCCTCGAACCCCTGCGCATCACCCGCCGTGCCCCCGGCGTCGACGATGTGCAGATCGAGATCGCTTACTGCGGTATCTGTCACTCCGACCTGCACCAGGTGCGCGCCGAATGGGAGGGCACGCAGTTTCCCTGTGTACCCGGCCACGAAATCGTCGGCCGTGTGACCGCCACCGGCGCCCATGTCAGCGCTTTTGCACCGGGTGACCTGGTGGGTGTCGGCTGCATAGTCGACAGTTGCAAGCATTGCGAAGAGTGCGACGCCGGTCTGGAGAACTATTGCGACGGCATGATCGGCACCTACAACTTTCCGACGGCGGATGCGCCCGGCTGGACCCTCGGCGGTTACTCGCAGTCGATCGTGGTCAATCAGCGCTACGTCCTGCGGATCCGCCATGCCGAGGATCAACTGGCGGCGGTGGCTCCGCTGCTGTGTGCCGGGATCACCACCTGGTCGCCGTTGCGCCACTGGAACGCCGGGCCCGGCAAGAAGGTCGGCGTGGTCGGTATCGGTGGTTTAGGTCACATGGGCATCAAACTCGCCCACGCCTTGGGCGCCCATGTCGTGGCGTTCACCACCTCCGAGTCCAAGCGCGAGGCCGCGAAAAGCCTGGGGGCCGATGAGGTGGTGGTGTCCAGCGATGCGCAGCAGATGGCCGCGCACCTTAAGAGTTTCGACCTGATCATCAACACCGTCGCCGCCCCACACGACCTCGACGCCTTTCTGGTGCTGCTCAAACGCGACGGCGCCATGACCCTGGTCGGCGCCCCGGCCTCGCCCCACGCCGCGCCCAACGTGTTCAACCTGATCATGAAACGCCGCACCCTCGCCGGCTCGATGATCGGCGGCATCCCGCAAACCCAGGAAATGCTCGATTTCTGCGCAGAGCACGGCATCGTTTCGGACATTGAGTTGATCCGGGCGGAGCAGATCAATGAAGCGTATGAGCGGATGCTCAAGGGGGATGTGAAGTATCGGTTTGTGATTGATAACGGGACGTTGGGGGGGTAG